A stretch of the Lolium perenne isolate Kyuss_39 chromosome 3, Kyuss_2.0, whole genome shotgun sequence genome encodes the following:
- the LOC127339037 gene encoding uncharacterized protein has protein sequence MAIQHQHISLLLLTFLLPATGSNGLATTPLINSTCTAATNSTWFTPYDYCVRTLSAIPAAAAATDARGLGAAAANITAKNVTTTIHVLTNLVDALQHCITMYRMMNGSVAGALDDLRAGRTDAAWPKLKDAAYRPNFCELAMDQSKTGKDPVWEENFSNQLLSGMANDIIELIAKKKAR, from the coding sequence ATGGCGATCCAGCACCAGCACATCTCCCTTCTCCTCCTCACCTTCCTCCTACCAGCCACTGGATCGAATGGCCTCGCCACTACCCCGCTCATCAACTCGACGTGCACGGCGGCGACCAATTCCACGTGGTTCACTCCCTACGACTACTGCGTGCGCACCCTCTCCGCcatcccggccgccgccgctgccaccgACGCGCGCGGACTCGGCGCAGCCGCGGCCAACATCACCGCCAAGAACGTCACGACGACGATCCACGTCCTCACCAACCTCGTCGACGCCCTCCAGCACTGCATCACCATGTACAGGATGATGAACGGGTCGGTGGCCGGCGCGCTCGACGACCTCCGCGCCGGCCGCACAGACGCGGCGTGGCCCAAGCTCAAGGACGCCGCGTACAGGCCGAATTTCTGCGAGCTGGCGATGGATCAGAGTAAGACGGGCAAGGACCCGGTGTGGGAGGAGAACTTCAGCAACCAGCTGCTGTCCGGCATGGCCAACGACATCATCGAGCTCATCGCCAAGAAAAAGGCGAGATGA
- the LOC127338025 gene encoding probable E3 ubiquitin-protein ligase ARI7: MASSSNDDDDGQGYSDFDEEDALIELDSDDEISPAVKQNYQVLTEDAVRKIQEDRIATVADLIQVPPSFAALVLRHCNWSSMVVQDKWFSNERRVREAVGLPSSGVPVAVKHNDVPITCALCFDEYSPGQMRSAGCAHFYCGACWRGYLHAAVEDGTRCLSLRCPDPSCSAPVVRDLYDVADEEDRGRYDRFALRSFVEESKRMRWCPSPRGCDLAVEYLDGERCRETLDVVCTCGHGFCILCAEEAHRPVTCGTVREWMAKNSSESETTNWVLVNAKHCPKCRRPIEKSSGCNHMTCSSPCHHQFCWLCLGDWRTHEAGIYKCHRYVDVNDADHRREQAQASLDRYLHYYERWAAHELSRQRARDDMFELESALEACGENADEAHAQIGFLMDAYKQILEGRRMLRWTYAYGFYAEGAKLTLLECLQGEAEASLERLHGFAELERNSAEMDFDGGVSYFKTLAKLTKQTANYFESMAEAFQTDLA; encoded by the coding sequence ATGGCGTCgagcagcaacgacgacgacgacggccaaGGCTACAGCGATTTTGACGAGGAGGATGCGCTGATCGAGCTAGACTCTGACGATGAAATCTCGCCGGCGGTGAAGCAGAACTACCAAGTGCTCACCGAGGACGCCGTGCGCAAGATCCAGGAGGACCGCATCGCCACTGTCGCCGACCTGATCCAGGTCCCGCCGTCGTTCGCGGCCCTTGTTCTGCGGCACTGCAACTGGAGCTCAATGGTGGTCCAGGACAAGTGGTTCTCGAATGAGAGGCGCGTCCGGGAAGCCGTCGGCCTGCCTTCGAGCGGCGTCCCCGTGGCCGTCAAGCACAACGACGTGCCGATCACCTGCGCCCTGTGCTTCGACGAGTACTCTCCCGGCCAGATGAGATCTGCGGGGTGCGCCCACTTCTACTGCGGCGCGTGCTGGCGCGGGTACCTCCACGCGGCGGTGGAGGACGGGACCCGGTGCCTGTCGCTGCGGTGCCCGGACCCGTCCTGCTCGGCGCCCGTGGTCCGGGACCTGTACGATGTCGCCGACGAGGAGGACAGGGGCCGGTACGATCGGTTCGCGCTCCGGTCGTTCGTGGAGGAGAGCAAGAGGATGCGGTGGTGCCCCTCGCCCCGCGGCTGCGACCTCGCCGTGGAGTACCTGGACGGGGAGCGGTGCCGCGAGACGCTCGACGTGGTGTGCACGTGCGGCCACGGCTTCTGCATCCTCTGCGCCGAGGAGGCTCACCGGCCGGTGACGTGCGGCACGGTGCGCGAGTGGATGGCCAAGAACAGCTCGGAGTCGGAGACCACCAACTGGGTGCTGGTCAATGCCAAGCACTGCCCCAAGTGCCGCCGCCCCATTGAGAAGAGCAGCGGCTGCAACCACATGACGTGCAGCAGCCCCTGCCACCACCAGTTCTGCTGGCTCTGCCTCGGCGACTGGAGAACCCACGAGGCCGGAATCTACAAGTGCCACCGCTACGTCGACGTCAACGACGCCGACCACCGGCGCGAGCAGGCCCAGGCGTCCCTCGACAGGTACCTGCACTACTACGAGCGCTGGGCCGCGCACGAGCTGTCGCGCCAGAGGGCGCGCGACGACATGTTCGAGCTCGAGAGCGCCCTGGAGGCCTGCGGCGAAAACGCCGACGAGGCTCACGCGCAGATCGGCTTCCTCATGGACGCCTACAAGCAGATCCTCGAGGGCCGCCGGATGCTCCGCTGGACCTACGCCTACGGCTTCTACGCCGAGGGGGCCAAGCTCACCCTGCTCGAGTGCCTCCAGGGCGAAGCCGAGGCGTCGCTCGAGCGCCTGCACGGCTTCGCCGAGCTGGAGCGCAACTCCGCCGAGATGGACTTCGACGGCGGCGTCTCCTACTTCAAGACGCTCGCCAAGCTCACCAAACAGACCGCCAACTATTTCGAGAGCATGGCAGAAGCTTTCCAAACCGATCTCGCATAG